Proteins from one Impatiens glandulifera chromosome 2, dImpGla2.1, whole genome shotgun sequence genomic window:
- the LOC124925416 gene encoding uncharacterized protein LOC124925416: MGGGGGADWGPVFVGVVLFIALSPGLLVQVPGPNRFIEFSNFQTSGLSILVHSIIYFALITIFLLAVGIHIYAG, translated from the coding sequence ATGGGCGGAGGAGGAGGAGCGGATTGGGGTCCGGTGTTTGTGGGTGTGGTTCTGTTCATAGCTTTATCGCCTGGGTTGCTGGTTCAGGTGCCGGGACCCAACCGATTCATAGAGTTCAGCAACTTTCAAACCAGCGGCCTTTCAATCCTGGTTCATTCCATCATTTACTTCGCCCTCATCACCATCTTCTTGCTAGCTGTCGGAATCCATATCTATGCCGGCTAG
- the LOC124927162 gene encoding pentatricopeptide repeat-containing protein At5g14080 has translation MSPPLTELANRISRVLISSSRPTGSWNSSLEQALHHLGCRHSLTHSLVARVIHPLLQGHHSLALGFFNWASQQPRFSHNSLTFGTILKSLSNSRHLNVIHKLLKDAKAREIQLEVDVYRSIISTNLQANKSHDAFSIFKTATSQNSDLGPDTCNSLLAALASDGNITDARQLFDEMMRAGVYTNTLGFGVFMWKFCGNADVVEILSLLDEARKGQHSLINGSIVAALIVHGLCLKGRTKDAFWILEELRTRECKPDFISYRIVTEGFRQERNVVDVMTVLKRKRKLGVTPRANDYRLFLLELISEKRIKEANELGQIIVSGNFPIDEGMLNSLIESVSTVDPHSSVFLLESMITMEKLPPIATLTILCKNLCKHGKIDEMMEIFKMLSSKEYFSDLESYLVMVSFLCKAGKVREAYEIIKEMKKKKGISPDLSFYNCIMEACCREDLLRPAKRLWDEMFANGCPGNLTTYNILIHKFSEIGQIDDSQRLYSQMMEKGIKPDEKTYKYLLEGLCKERKPEVAIELFYKCIEQESILPTFIQSLCEQGYFTVASSLLCNLPSDIAASNCHLTFLKASTEAGELPYAREHLKWIRKNSSPSLLDAITCDYNEPMLDLFQIGQAQAF, from the exons ATGTCGCCGCCGTTGACAGAATTAGCAAATCGGATTAGCCGAGTTTTGATTTCATCTTCCAGACCTACGGGATCATGGAATTCATCGCTTGAACAAGCCCTACACCATCTCGGCTGCCGCCATTCCTTGACTCACTCACTCGTAGCTCGAGTCATCCATCCGCTTCTCCAAGGCCACCACTCTCTCGCACTCGGCTTCTTCAATTGGGCCTCACAGCAACCCCGTTTCTCTCACAACTCTCTCACATTCGGAACAATCCTCAAATCTCTATCCAATTCCCGCCATCTCAACGTCATTCACAAGCTCCTCAAGGACGCCAAAGCTCGCGAAATTCAGCTTGAAGTCGACGTTTATCGCTCTATTATTTCCACAAATCTCCAAGCTAACAAATCCCACGACGCTTTCTCCATTTTCAAGACTGCTACATCACAAAATTCCGATCTTGGACCGGATACATGTAACTCCCTCCTCGCCGCTTTAGCCTCTGACGGAAATATTACTGATGCACGACAACTGTTCGACGAAATGATGCGCGCTGGTGTTTATACCAACACGCTCGGTTTCGGCGTTTTCATGTGGAAATTCTGTGGGAATGCGGATGTGGTTGAGATTCTTAGTTTGTTGGACGAGGCCAGGAAGGGACAACACTCGTTAATCAATGGTTCGATCGTTGCAGCTCTTATTGTTCATGGACTTTGTCTGAAAGGCAGGACAAAAGATGCTTTCTGGATATTAGAAGAGTTGAGGACAAGGGAATGTAAACCTGACTTCATATCATATAGAATTGTTACAGAAGGGTTTCGTCAAGAGAGAAACGTGGTGGATGTGATGACGGTCTTGAAAAGGAAACGTAAGCTAGGTGTAACGCCCAGGGCTAACGATTACAGACTGTTCCTCCTTGAATTGATATCTGAGAAACGGATCAAGGAAGCAAATGAACTGGGTCAAATTATTGTAAGTGGAAATTTCCCAATCGATGAAGGTATGCTTAACTCTTTAATTGAGTCAGTTTCAACAGTTGATCCCCATTCTTCAGTTTTCTTACTCGAGTCTATGATAACAATGGAGAAACTTCCACCCATTGCTACACTAACCATTTTGTGTAAGAACCTATGCAAACATGGAAAAATAGATGAAATGATGGAAATTTTCAAAATGCTATCAAGTAAAGAATACTTTTCTGACTTGGAGAGTTATCTTGTGATGGTTTCATTTCTCTGCAAAGCTGGGAAGGTAAGAGAAGCATATGAGATTATAaaggagatgaagaagaagaagggaatCAGTCCAGATTTGTCGTTTTACAATTGCATTATGGAAGCATGTTGCAGAGAAGATCTTTTACGTCCTGCTAAAAGATTATGGGATGAAATGTTTGCCAATGGATGTCCTGGAAATTTGACAACATATAATATTCTTATCCATAAATTCTCGGAAATAGGTCAGATTGATGATAGTCAGAGACTGTATAGCCAAATGATGGAGAAAGGGATAAAACCAGACGAAAAGACATATAAATACCTTCTTGAAGGACTTTGCAAAGAAAGAAAGCCTGAAGTTGCCATTGAACTCTTCTACAAGTGTATTGAACAGGAAAGTATACTGCCTACATTTATCCAATCTCTGTGTGAACAAG GTTACTTTACTGTTGCGTCTAGCCTACTTTGCAACCTTCCTTCTGATATTGCAGCCTCAAACTGCCATTTGACGTTTCTGAAAGCTTCTACTGAAGCAGGCGAGCTTCCATATGCTAGAGAACACTTGAAGTGGATACGGAAGAACTCCTCGCCATCTCTGTTGGACGCCATAACTTGTGATTACAATGAACCTATGTTGGACTTGTTTCAAATTGGTCAAGCACAGGCATTCTGA
- the LOC124925556 gene encoding 60S ribosomal protein L7a-2-like produces MAPKKGVKPVAAAKKKTVKIDNPVFEKRPKQFGIGGALPPKRDLHRYVKWPKVVRIQRQRRILRQRLKVPPALNQFTKTLDKNLATNLFKMLLKYRPEDKAAKKERLLKKAQAEAEGKSIETKKPIVVKYGLNHVTYLIEQNKAQLVVIAHDVDPIELVVWLPALCRKMEIPYCIVKGKSRLGAIVHQKTASVLCLTTVKNEDKMEFSRILEAIKANFNDKFEENRKKWGGGIMGTKSQAKTKAKEKVLAKEAAQRMN; encoded by the exons ATG GCACCCAAGAAAGGTGTGAAGCCAGTTGCGGCTGCCAAAAAGAAAACG GTGAAGATTGATAATCCAGTATTCGAGAAACGCCCAAAACAGTTTGGGATTGGAGGAGCTTTGCCACCAAAGAGGGACCTACACCGGTATGTGAAATGGCCCAAGGTTGTGCGTATTCAAAGGCAGAGGAGAATCTTGAGGCAGCGGTTGAAGGTTCCACCAGCTTTGAACCAGTTCACCAAAACTCTTGACAAGAACCTCG CAACAAACCTGTTTAAGATGCTTCTTAAATACAGACCTGAAGACAAAGCTGCAAAGAAGGAACGTCTTTTGAAAAAGGCTCAAGCTGAGGCTGAAGGGAAGAGTATTGAAACAAAGAAACCTATTGTTGTGAAATATGGTCTTAACCATGTCACCTATCTGATTGAGCAG AACAAAGCCCAGCTTGTTGTTATTGCTCACGATGTTGACCCAATTGAATTGGTTGTCTGGCTACCAGCATTGTGCAGGAAGATGGAAATTCCTTACTGCATCGTAAAGGGAAAATCTCGACTGGGAGCG ATTGTCCACCAGAAAACTGCATCTGTTTTGTGCTTGACCACTGTTAAGAATGAAGACAAGATGGAATTCAGCAGGATATTGGAGGCTATCAAG GCCAACTTCAATGATAAGTTTGAAGAAAATAGGAAGAAGTGGGGTGGTGGTATAATGGGTACTAAATCTCAAGCTAAGACTAAGGCCAAAGAGAAGGTCCTTGCTAAGGAAGCTGCTCAGAGGATGAATTGA